A region from the Halanaerobiaceae bacterium ANBcell28 genome encodes:
- a CDS encoding sugar ABC transporter permease has protein sequence MSLRNKFRVTVENRKKIGGYMFTLPFVIGFILFFLYPFIQSVIYSFSSIEFSRTGYTLSNVGFNNYHYSIFVNTQFREDFIETMIAMLTQLPMILAFSFFAAVILNQKFKGRGIARVIFFLPVIYSAGVVLRMETNDIITQMLEANQDSFMFSGEALRALLVQTRFMPEQVIYFILAAVDSIPDIIRSSGIQILIFLAGLQSISPSVYEAAKVEGASGWESFWLITFPMISPLIITNTIYTVVDSLIAANNPLVLLIREMTFSGNRFGVGAAMATMYFASIALILAIIYKLVNKHVFYRE, from the coding sequence ATGAGTTTAAGAAATAAGTTTCGTGTAACTGTTGAAAACAGAAAAAAGATTGGCGGGTATATGTTCACACTCCCATTTGTGATTGGTTTTATATTGTTTTTCTTATATCCGTTTATTCAGTCGGTAATCTATAGTTTTAGTTCTATAGAGTTTAGTAGAACAGGTTATACCTTAAGCAATGTTGGTTTTAATAACTATCATTATTCTATTTTTGTTAACACACAGTTTAGAGAAGATTTTATAGAAACAATGATAGCGATGCTCACTCAGTTACCAATGATTCTTGCTTTCAGTTTCTTTGCTGCTGTTATATTAAATCAAAAGTTCAAAGGTAGAGGTATAGCAAGGGTAATATTCTTTTTGCCTGTAATCTATAGTGCTGGTGTTGTATTGAGAATGGAAACAAACGATATTATAACTCAAATGTTGGAAGCTAATCAAGACTCATTTATGTTTAGTGGCGAAGCTTTAAGGGCTCTGTTGGTGCAAACCAGGTTTATGCCAGAACAGGTGATATATTTTATACTTGCTGCTGTTGATAGTATTCCAGATATTATACGTTCGTCAGGTATCCAAATTCTAATATTTCTAGCTGGCCTTCAGTCAATTTCACCTTCTGTTTATGAAGCTGCTAAAGTCGAAGGTGCTAGTGGATGGGAATCATTTTGGTTAATTACTTTTCCAATGATTAGTCCACTGATTATTACAAATACAATTTATACTGTTGTTGATTCTTTGATTGCAGCTAATAACCCTCTTGTTCTTTTAATTAGAGAGATGACCTTCTCTGGTAATCGATTTGGGGTTGGAGCGGCTATGGCTACTATGTATTTTGCGTCGATAGCTTTAATATTAGCGATAATATATAAATTGGTAAATAAGCATGTTTTCTATCGTGAGTAG
- a CDS encoding carbohydrate ABC transporter permease, with the protein MKNSRVSSVTSNIKIDKIKLKKLLISIARTVLLLGISYIILMPLLSKFSNSLMPVRDLYDQTVKWIPRNVTFEHYSMVWEHMRYPSALFNTMTLTILVSLLQLASCTVVAYGLARFDFRGKNLIFGLVLFTLIVPPQMIMIPLYLNMRYFDLFGLLSLFSEGGFNLIGSYWPFVLTSITGTGLRNGLFIYIMRQFFKGMPKELEEAAYIDGAGLLRTFIKVMLPGAVPGLIIVFLFAFVWQWNDFFFTTLFMGGGHYLPMALQLVANRVIQAVTDGQAPLSTQGDQYESLLNNTGMILVISPLLVLYGFMQRYFIESVERSGIVG; encoded by the coding sequence ATGAAGAATTCTAGAGTTTCAAGTGTTACTTCTAATATAAAAATAGATAAAATTAAGCTTAAAAAGCTTTTAATAAGCATTGCAAGAACGGTTTTGTTGCTAGGCATATCTTATATCATTCTTATGCCTCTTCTATCGAAGTTTTCAAACTCTTTGATGCCAGTAAGAGACTTATATGATCAAACTGTAAAATGGATTCCGCGTAATGTTACTTTTGAGCATTATAGTATGGTGTGGGAGCATATGCGATATCCTTCTGCTTTATTTAATACTATGACTTTGACTATTTTAGTTAGTTTATTACAATTAGCATCCTGTACAGTTGTGGCATATGGTTTAGCTAGATTTGATTTTAGGGGTAAAAATTTAATTTTTGGATTGGTTTTGTTTACACTAATTGTTCCCCCGCAAATGATTATGATTCCTCTATATCTAAATATGAGATACTTTGATTTATTTGGTTTATTAAGTTTATTTTCAGAGGGAGGGTTTAATCTAATAGGATCATACTGGCCGTTTGTCTTGACTTCAATTACAGGAACAGGTTTGAGAAATGGCTTGTTTATTTATATCATGAGACAGTTCTTTAAAGGCATGCCTAAAGAACTAGAAGAAGCAGCCTATATTGATGGTGCTGGGCTTTTAAGGACATTTATAAAGGTTATGTTACCTGGTGCTGTTCCAGGATTAATAATTGTTTTCCTATTTGCTTTTGTTTGGCAGTGGAATGACTTTTTCTTTACTACTCTTTTCATGGGTGGTGGTCATTATTTACCAATGGCTTTACAATTAGTAGCTAATAGGGTAATCCAAGCAGTAACAGATGGTCAGGCACCTTTATCCACTCAAGGAGATCAGTATGAGTCACTCCTTAATAATACTGGTATGATATTGGTTATTTCACCATTATTAGTACTTTACGGGTTTATGCAACGTTACTTTATAGAAAGTGTAGAGAGAAGTGGAATCGTTGGTTAG
- a CDS encoding sugar ABC transporter permease translates to MSTELGLENRNSFTYKWQKKIKEIKESRVSYLFLAPFGLIFFAFVVFPVIMSIGLSFTSYNMLESPVWIGIDNYTRLFLADDVFLIAVKNTFVFAVITGPFSYILSLLLAWMINEFRPKIRSIFTLLFYAPFISGNAFFVWTIFFSGDAYGYLNAFLMDWNIINEPILWLQEPQWILPVVIFVVLWMSFGTAFLVFIAGLQNIDSKLYEAGAIDGIKNRWQELWFITLPSMRPQLMFGAIMAITQSFAASAQAIALAGFPSVDYAARTVVTHLIDYGTVRFEMGYAATIATVLFLTMVITQRVVQNLLNKVGE, encoded by the coding sequence ATGAGTACAGAACTAGGCCTTGAAAACAGAAATTCTTTCACTTATAAATGGCAAAAGAAAATAAAAGAAATAAAAGAAAGTAGGGTTTCATATTTATTTCTTGCACCATTTGGTTTAATCTTTTTTGCCTTTGTAGTTTTTCCAGTAATTATGTCTATTGGCTTGAGTTTTACCAGTTATAACATGTTGGAATCGCCAGTCTGGATAGGTATTGATAATTATACTAGACTTTTTCTGGCTGATGATGTCTTTCTAATTGCTGTAAAAAACACCTTTGTTTTTGCGGTAATTACCGGACCTTTTAGTTATATTTTAAGTCTGCTTTTAGCCTGGATGATAAATGAGTTTAGACCAAAAATTAGATCCATATTTACACTATTGTTTTATGCTCCTTTTATCTCAGGAAACGCATTTTTCGTATGGACAATATTCTTTAGCGGTGATGCCTATGGTTATTTAAATGCCTTTCTAATGGATTGGAATATCATAAATGAACCAATATTATGGCTACAGGAACCACAATGGATTTTACCAGTTGTAATATTTGTTGTTCTATGGATGAGTTTTGGTACAGCTTTTCTAGTCTTTATTGCCGGTTTGCAAAATATAGATAGCAAATTATATGAGGCTGGTGCAATTGATGGTATCAAAAATCGTTGGCAGGAACTATGGTTCATTACTTTGCCAAGTATGAGACCACAATTAATGTTTGGTGCTATTATGGCGATAACTCAGTCTTTTGCTGCTAGTGCTCAGGCGATAGCCTTGGCTGGTTTTCCTAGTGTTGATTATGCAGCAAGAACTGTAGTAACACATCTAATTGATTACGGTACTGTTCGTTTTGAAATGGGATATGCAGCAACTATAGCTACTGTATTATTCTTAACAATGGTTATAACACAAAGAGTAGTACAAAATCTACTGAATAAGGTAGGTGAATAA
- a CDS encoding extracellular solute-binding protein, with protein MKKYNFKYSILLGLALVFVLAISLSISADIYDVSTLNFQEYLTYDEYLHLYSDYSRPDQEIIISAFDYTDTDMDIQIAENLGDENIDAIITEESGFVEYEFYVDEAGFYNISLDYFPVEGRTSDITRGLKINGEFPFEDARYLDFFRVWVNDGEIRKDNRGNEISPPQKEAPRWLSVNIVDRLGYYNEPFLFFFEEGLNTLTLESQREPMAINHLRLYQVEDRPSYSDYLAEMTAKGYRETEGIKVRILAQDAVAKSTPTIYPVFDQSDPTVVPYHHALIRLNTIGGQRWQNAGEWVEWEVEVPEAGLYKIGFKAKQNINRGEVSARRLYINGEVPFQEVDSINFLFSSNYSMTVPGEEKGEAYYFYFNEGKNIIRMEAIMGEMASIIRETEDILFELNNAFRQIIMITSSTPDRHRDYQLERRIPHVLESLNKYGNMLYDLASEIEELSGESGEQVARLREVGRQMLDMYDRPRTIQRRINHFRDTLGNLGDWIITAREQPLMMDYFIVASPEVEMPKVTANIFQSVNHELRKYISSYFVDYDMVGDVYDASELDQEPITVWAVMGRDNAQILKRMIEDSFTPETGIFVNLELVNLGVLLPATLAGRGPDLALGIEADAPMNFAMRNAAFDLTQFDDFEEISQRFHESALVTYTFRDQVYALPQQQQFTMMFYRQDILHDLGLGVPDTWDDVLRIIPELKENNLEFGFPITPPDARRALSADMGMGAAGAGSISTLPGVMPFVTFLYQLGGDLYQADGVATDLHDEAAVEAFRMWTDFYELYKLPLDFSAHNRFRTGEMPIVIENYPMYNLLQIFAPEIRGKWDFTLIPGTRREDGTIDRTIPSGTLAFRAGAADMILGHTEQPDASWEFLKWWNSTETQVRYGRELESMMGVAARFPTANREASQLLPWTIDEIEIINEQWEYLKGVPEVPGGYMTGRHLDNAFRRVINDQEDDRKMLLDYVRIIEEELELKRREFGLETDIDTMLERAKENPELYIWWE; from the coding sequence ATGAAAAAGTATAATTTTAAATATAGTATATTATTAGGTTTAGCACTTGTCTTTGTATTAGCAATTTCTCTTAGTATTTCAGCTGATATATATGATGTTAGTACTTTGAATTTTCAAGAGTATTTAACATATGATGAATATTTACACTTGTATAGTGATTATTCAAGACCAGATCAAGAAATTATTATATCAGCATTTGATTATACTGACACAGATATGGACATCCAAATTGCTGAAAATCTTGGAGACGAAAATATAGATGCTATTATCACTGAAGAAAGTGGTTTTGTAGAATATGAATTTTATGTTGATGAAGCTGGTTTTTATAATATTTCACTTGATTATTTTCCTGTTGAAGGAAGAACATCAGATATTACTCGTGGCCTAAAAATAAATGGAGAATTTCCTTTTGAAGATGCAAGATATTTAGACTTTTTTAGGGTGTGGGTTAATGATGGAGAGATAAGAAAAGATAATCGAGGTAATGAAATAAGTCCTCCGCAAAAAGAAGCACCACGTTGGTTATCAGTAAATATAGTTGATCGATTAGGTTATTACAATGAGCCATTCTTGTTTTTCTTTGAAGAGGGTTTAAATACTCTTACTCTTGAATCTCAAAGAGAGCCTATGGCTATAAATCACTTAAGATTGTATCAAGTTGAAGATAGACCTTCATATTCTGACTATCTTGCTGAAATGACAGCTAAGGGATATAGAGAAACGGAAGGTATTAAAGTTAGGATTCTAGCTCAGGATGCAGTTGCAAAATCTACACCTACAATATATCCAGTTTTCGATCAATCTGACCCAACTGTTGTGCCATACCATCATGCTTTAATTAGATTGAATACAATTGGTGGACAACGTTGGCAAAATGCAGGTGAATGGGTTGAATGGGAAGTAGAAGTACCTGAGGCTGGCCTTTATAAAATTGGCTTTAAAGCAAAGCAAAATATTAATAGAGGCGAAGTTTCTGCTAGGCGTTTATATATTAATGGCGAAGTACCTTTTCAGGAAGTTGATTCGATTAATTTCCTTTTTTCCAGTAATTATTCTATGACAGTTCCTGGTGAAGAAAAAGGTGAAGCATACTATTTTTATTTCAATGAAGGTAAAAATATTATTCGTATGGAAGCTATTATGGGTGAAATGGCTTCTATAATTAGAGAAACTGAAGATATTTTATTTGAATTAAATAATGCCTTTAGACAAATTATTATGATAACTTCTTCTACTCCTGATAGGCATAGGGATTATCAATTAGAAAGAAGAATTCCACATGTACTTGAAAGTCTTAATAAATATGGAAATATGTTATATGATTTAGCTAGTGAAATTGAAGAATTAAGTGGAGAAAGTGGTGAGCAGGTTGCCCGCTTAAGAGAAGTGGGTAGGCAAATGCTTGATATGTATGATAGACCGCGTACTATCCAACGTAGAATCAATCACTTTAGGGATACTTTGGGTAATTTAGGAGATTGGATTATTACTGCTAGAGAGCAGCCATTAATGATGGATTATTTTATAGTTGCATCTCCAGAAGTAGAAATGCCAAAAGTTACAGCAAATATATTCCAATCAGTAAATCACGAATTAAGGAAGTATATTTCTTCTTATTTTGTTGATTATGATATGGTTGGAGACGTATATGATGCAAGTGAACTTGATCAAGAACCGATAACAGTTTGGGCAGTTATGGGTCGTGACAATGCTCAGATCTTAAAAAGAATGATTGAAGACAGTTTCACACCAGAAACAGGAATATTTGTAAATCTTGAACTTGTTAACCTTGGTGTATTACTGCCAGCTACATTGGCAGGAAGAGGTCCAGATCTTGCTCTTGGAATTGAAGCTGATGCTCCAATGAACTTCGCAATGCGTAATGCTGCATTTGACTTAACTCAATTTGATGATTTTGAAGAGATTAGTCAAAGGTTCCATGAAAGTGCACTTGTCACATATACTTTCAGGGATCAAGTGTATGCTTTACCACAGCAGCAACAATTTACTATGATGTTCTATAGACAGGATATCCTTCATGATCTTGGCTTGGGAGTTCCAGATACATGGGATGATGTTTTAAGGATTATTCCTGAATTAAAAGAAAATAATTTGGAGTTCGGTTTTCCGATAACTCCTCCAGATGCAAGACGTGCCTTGTCTGCTGATATGGGTATGGGTGCTGCAGGTGCAGGTAGTATATCTACTTTGCCTGGTGTTATGCCATTTGTAACTTTCCTTTATCAATTAGGAGGAGATTTATATCAAGCAGATGGTGTTGCTACTGACCTTCATGATGAAGCGGCTGTAGAAGCCTTCAGAATGTGGACTGATTTCTATGAGCTTTATAAATTACCTTTAGATTTTAGTGCTCATAATCGTTTTAGAACTGGAGAAATGCCAATAGTAATTGAGAACTATCCAATGTATAATTTACTACAAATATTTGCACCAGAAATTAGAGGAAAGTGGGATTTCACCTTAATTCCTGGTACTAGAAGAGAAGATGGTACAATAGATCGTACTATTCCATCAGGTACTTTAGCTTTCAGAGCTGGTGCTGCAGATATGATTTTAGGGCATACAGAACAGCCAGACGCATCCTGGGAATTTCTGAAATGGTGGAATAGCACTGAAACACAGGTAAGATATGGTCGTGAATTAGAGAGTATGATGGGTGTAGCGGCTCGTTTCCCAACAGCGAATCGAGAAGCTAGTCAATTATTACCATGGACTATAGATGAAATAGAAATTATTAATGAACAATGGGAGTATTTGAAAGGTGTTCCTGAGGTTCCTGGTGGATATATGACAGGTCGTCATCTTGATAATGCCTTCAGGAGAGTTATAAATGATCAGGAAGATGACCGTAAAATGTTACTAGATTATGTCAGGATTATTGAAGAAGAATTAGAACTGAAGAGAAGAGAGTTTGGATTAGAAACAGATATAGATACAATGTTAGAACGTGCTAAAGAAAATCCTGAATTATATATCTGGTGGGAATAG